A genomic region of Exiguobacterium sp. Helios contains the following coding sequences:
- a CDS encoding aldose epimerase family protein, producing MERQTEVVDQTAIMLENETCRLRILTYGATLQEFSIQDEGWKNLILSYDTLEEYMADTYYLGATIGRVAGRIENGAFDLEKMTYQLPQNEGNHHLHGGDGLHCQFWKVEDVSADFLTLRYVSPDGENGYKGMLDIRASFELLSDGVRISYEATSDTDTVCDLTNHTYFNLSAGKRDILQHELTLSADRFAELREDLIPTGKLLEVDQTPFDFRLGRTLSEGSASHHPQNQLVGGYDHPFVFADQRKAKLYDPESQRTLTLFTSTPALVLYSGNQMNEETMLREGQSRKHYGVCLEPQHLPDAVHHEEFPSILLAAGQTYRWETVYRVEKGVSR from the coding sequence ATGGAACGACAGACAGAAGTAGTGGATCAGACGGCAATCATGCTTGAGAATGAGACGTGTCGTTTGCGTATCTTGACATATGGAGCTACGCTTCAAGAATTTTCGATACAAGATGAAGGATGGAAAAATCTTATCCTGTCTTACGATACGTTGGAAGAGTATATGGCAGATACCTATTACTTAGGAGCGACCATCGGGCGCGTCGCAGGTCGAATCGAAAACGGCGCATTTGATCTAGAGAAAATGACGTATCAGTTACCGCAAAACGAAGGGAATCATCATTTACATGGTGGAGACGGTCTGCACTGTCAGTTTTGGAAAGTAGAAGACGTGTCAGCAGATTTCCTAACCCTTCGTTACGTAAGTCCTGATGGTGAGAATGGCTATAAAGGAATGCTTGATATTCGGGCTTCTTTTGAGTTACTTTCTGATGGTGTGAGGATTAGCTATGAGGCAACCAGTGATACTGATACGGTGTGTGATCTGACGAACCATACGTACTTTAATCTGAGTGCAGGTAAACGTGATATTTTACAACATGAATTGACATTATCTGCTGATCGCTTTGCTGAGCTACGTGAGGATTTGATACCTACAGGAAAATTACTAGAGGTAGACCAAACACCATTCGACTTCCGATTAGGCCGAACCTTATCGGAAGGTTCTGCTTCGCATCATCCTCAAAACCAATTGGTCGGTGGTTATGATCATCCGTTTGTGTTCGCCGATCAACGAAAAGCGAAGCTCTATGATCCTGAAAGCCAACGCACATTGACATTGTTTACATCTACTCCCGCACTCGTTTTGTACTCAGGAAATCAGATGAATGAGGAGACGATGTTACGTGAAGGACAATCAAGAAAACATTACGGTGTATGTTTAGAGCCGCAGCATCTTCCTGACGCGGTCCATCATGAAGAGTTCCCTTCTATCCTATTAGCAGCAGGACAGACATATCGATGGGAAACGGTGTATCGAGTCGAGAAAGGAGTCAGTCGATGA
- a CDS encoding sn-glycerol-1-phosphate dehydrogenase encodes MNLEQIQEQVAACTCGNPHHTITIEQISASENVWQSLAEFVQKKEWRHLLVIADANTQAVGYSPLKKVLEEAGIDVSFVSLSLNEQGDVLAGELSVVQVLLEQDASVDALIALGTGTIHDVTRFCAAKTKVPFLSVPTAPSVDGFTSKGAPLIVRGKKITYQLVSPIAVFVPNDIIRNAPQALVAAGVGDMLGKYTSLLDWHFGAFDGNEPFCPIVARLTERALFACMEVLPEIYEGKAKGLDQLMDSLLLSGIAMLIFGHSHPASGGEHHLSHYWEMDFITHHRPAVLHGTKVAVATMELIDLYRTMIQERSDTPVKLNDWAQHMPTRQEMEYIFGALKAPLRPEEIGVSPLLLASSKQEAYRLRERHTLLKQMSLQSTHSEAEENSL; translated from the coding sequence ATGAACCTCGAACAGATTCAGGAACAGGTAGCCGCGTGCACATGTGGAAATCCGCATCACACCATTACAATAGAACAGATTAGTGCTTCAGAAAATGTTTGGCAATCGTTAGCCGAGTTTGTACAGAAAAAAGAATGGCGGCACCTTCTCGTCATCGCAGATGCAAATACGCAGGCTGTCGGTTATTCTCCATTGAAAAAAGTATTAGAAGAAGCGGGCATCGACGTATCATTCGTCTCACTTTCCTTGAACGAACAAGGGGATGTCTTAGCTGGTGAATTATCAGTTGTTCAAGTGTTGTTAGAGCAAGATGCGAGTGTAGATGCATTGATTGCACTAGGAACAGGTACGATTCATGATGTGACACGATTCTGTGCTGCAAAAACAAAAGTGCCATTTCTCTCGGTGCCAACTGCTCCTTCAGTGGATGGTTTTACATCGAAAGGGGCACCATTGATTGTAAGAGGTAAAAAGATCACCTATCAACTTGTTTCGCCGATTGCTGTATTTGTACCGAATGATATTATTCGCAACGCACCACAAGCTTTAGTGGCAGCAGGTGTAGGTGATATGCTCGGAAAATATACATCCTTATTGGATTGGCACTTTGGCGCTTTTGATGGAAATGAACCGTTTTGTCCTATTGTCGCTCGATTAACAGAACGAGCATTGTTTGCCTGTATGGAGGTTCTACCAGAGATCTACGAAGGAAAAGCGAAAGGTTTGGATCAACTCATGGACTCGCTACTCCTATCTGGAATTGCCATGTTGATCTTTGGTCATTCGCATCCCGCTTCTGGTGGGGAACATCACCTGTCTCATTACTGGGAGATGGATTTCATTACGCACCATCGCCCGGCAGTCTTACATGGTACAAAGGTGGCTGTCGCCACAATGGAGCTCATTGATCTCTACAGAACAATGATCCAGGAACGTTCTGATACGCCAGTGAAGCTGAACGATTGGGCACAACATATGCCGACTCGACAGGAGATGGAGTATATCTTTGGTGCTTTAAAAGCACCTCTTCGACCGGAAGAAATTGGTGTCTCACCCCTTCTGCTAGCAAGTAGTAAACAAGAAGCTTACCGATTGCGAGAACGGCATACACTTTTAAAACAGATGAGCCTACAGTCTACTCATTCTGAGGCAGAGGAGAATTCTTTATGA
- a CDS encoding family 43 glycosylhydrolase: MREAIINPIVEQRADPWIMRHTDGYYYFTASLPDFSGIPLRRAQTIKELTEAEEQIIWTKRPTGIMSANIWAPELHHIQGKWYLYFAAAREDAIFDHRMYVLENSAANPLEGDWIEKGQIKTWRESFALDATTFEHEGHLYYIWAQKDPEIEGNSNLYISEMKNPWTLIGPQTMIASPEHPWEKIGFLVNEGPAVLKRHGRIYVTFSASATDHNYCMGLLSIDETENVLDVTRWKKHPKPVLTTNEAISEYGPGHNSFTTLTDGTDILVYHARSYKEIDGDPLWDPNRHTYIRPFTWQGELPVFEKSLANEEVIR; encoded by the coding sequence ATGAGAGAAGCAATTATAAACCCTATCGTTGAACAACGCGCAGATCCATGGATAATGCGTCACACAGACGGCTATTATTATTTCACAGCTTCCTTACCTGATTTTAGTGGGATTCCCCTCCGTCGAGCTCAGACCATTAAAGAGTTAACAGAAGCAGAGGAACAAATCATATGGACGAAACGTCCGACAGGTATCATGAGTGCTAACATTTGGGCGCCTGAACTGCATCATATTCAAGGGAAATGGTATCTCTATTTCGCAGCAGCACGTGAGGATGCTATTTTTGATCATCGTATGTATGTTCTTGAAAATAGCGCAGCTAATCCTTTGGAAGGTGACTGGATAGAAAAAGGGCAGATCAAAACGTGGCGAGAATCGTTTGCACTCGATGCGACAACGTTCGAACATGAAGGACATCTGTATTACATCTGGGCACAGAAAGATCCTGAAATTGAAGGGAACTCTAATCTGTACATTTCAGAAATGAAAAATCCTTGGACTTTAATCGGACCACAAACGATGATTGCTAGTCCGGAGCATCCATGGGAAAAGATTGGTTTTCTTGTAAACGAGGGTCCGGCTGTTTTGAAGCGACACGGCCGTATATACGTAACATTTTCAGCAAGTGCGACCGATCATAATTACTGTATGGGTCTTCTTAGTATTGATGAGACGGAGAATGTTCTGGACGTAACCCGTTGGAAGAAGCATCCGAAGCCTGTTCTTACAACAAATGAAGCGATCAGCGAATACGGACCGGGTCACAATAGTTTTACGACGCTTACAGATGGGACGGATATTTTGGTTTATCATGCCCGTAGCTATAAAGAAATCGATGGCGATCCACTATGGGATCCAAATCGTCATACGTATATACGACCGTTTACTTGGCAGGGAGAACTACCTGTATTCGAGAAGAGTTTAGCAAACGAGGAGGTAATACGATGA
- a CDS encoding family 43 glycosylhydrolase, translating to MNQTEDQHLIVEQRADPWVYLHSDNYYYFTASVPEYDRIELRRATSLQELSDATPVTAWVKHETGPMSDLIWAPELHYIDGKWYIYFAAAKSREIVNGLFDHRMFVLESSSTNPLEGEWVEKGQIETEWDSFALDATVFEHRDVHYLVWAQKDPAIEGNSNLYIAELENPWTIKLPQIMLTKPELEWETKGFLVNEGAAVLKRDGQIFITYSASATDENYCIGMLSVSEEGDILNPSIWKKVLKPVFKTNIEAGQYGPGHNSFTVNEYGEDVIVYHARTYTNIEGDPLYDPNRHTRAQVFTWDRDMRPIFGKPSE from the coding sequence ATGAATCAGACAGAGGATCAGCATCTTATAGTAGAGCAACGAGCAGATCCGTGGGTGTATTTACATTCTGATAACTACTATTATTTCACGGCGTCCGTTCCTGAATATGACCGAATTGAATTACGTCGTGCCACATCGCTTCAAGAATTAAGTGATGCAACACCTGTAACAGCCTGGGTCAAACACGAAACAGGTCCGATGAGTGATTTGATTTGGGCTCCAGAGTTACATTATATTGATGGGAAATGGTATATCTATTTCGCAGCTGCAAAATCACGTGAGATTGTGAATGGACTCTTTGATCATCGGATGTTCGTACTGGAAAGTAGTTCTACGAATCCTCTTGAAGGCGAGTGGGTAGAAAAAGGACAAATCGAAACGGAATGGGATTCATTTGCGCTTGATGCGACTGTATTTGAGCATCGAGATGTTCATTATTTAGTCTGGGCACAAAAAGATCCAGCTATTGAAGGAAATTCTAATCTCTATATTGCAGAGTTAGAAAATCCGTGGACCATCAAATTACCACAAATTATGCTTACAAAACCCGAGTTAGAATGGGAAACAAAAGGGTTTCTCGTCAATGAAGGTGCGGCAGTATTAAAACGCGATGGTCAGATTTTTATAACGTACTCTGCTAGTGCAACAGATGAAAACTATTGCATAGGTATGTTAAGTGTTTCTGAAGAAGGAGATATACTCAATCCTTCCATATGGAAAAAAGTACTTAAGCCAGTATTTAAAACAAATATAGAGGCCGGCCAATATGGTCCTGGGCACAATAGTTTTACTGTGAACGAGTATGGTGAAGATGTCATTGTCTATCATGCCCGCACTTATACGAACATTGAGGGCGATCCATTGTATGATCCTAATAGGCATACGCGCGCACAAGTGTTTACATGGGATAGAGATATGCGACCCATCTTTGGTAAACCTTCTGAATAA